A genome region from Arachidicoccus soli includes the following:
- a CDS encoding outer membrane beta-barrel protein: MKLLIILSSLLLISISSFAQTVISGNIKDQAEDPVPFAFVTIITSDSTHKNIAAKIADTSGKFELTLKDKGQYIIRVTAVGFEEIKKNISVDKNNPVRLDFVMKKLVNNLHDVTVNAKLPMVEKKIDRIIMNVDNNPLATGKSSMETIGLAPGILVYNNQILLNGIPVSRIMVNGKMLQLTGESLNNYLNSLRSDDIKSIEIMAHPPAEYDAEGAGGIINIILKKGRETGLNGSVYGNFSEMKKYFNFPGTSDGLQLNFKKGKVGLFANYDYNYNKHFQFLKQNRSFSNNGIYTATDSANKHSLSNDIHAGMTYDITDKQYLAIDYTGSFSNDVENWVAKSTVSYPSNPANNIRSKGTFPNVWNGKYNDIGINYHIQTDTLGSSFTLLSDYTHNSNQVNNSVTSTTIENNIATDTAYKNFTPSIAKIFTADAKYLKVFNTESNLSFGAKLSSTNINNMANFQYQSPYGSEWIDSKDQNFIYNYKENIIAGYLNYKGNILKTDVQIGLRGENTHYTGTLYDTSYVKTGKNYFGLFPSLFLKRNLNKAADESLTFIYTRRLSRPSFDNLNPHVVYVDNYTTGRGNPYLQPEYDNSYGLDYTLKNKYTFTANYFYANDVIINGIHPVSGSPDQMTQQPVNSGTSSKWMLSAYIPINLTKWWTTQEYVEYDYRHMNAPGAFNFSKNLVTLSTNMQFNLGKDFTASLHAFYLNSIISNNAILDHIGGMDIAMQKKFLNKHLTLKAALDDVFSSENNVKGTFYYTNFNLNFSDIERRQKFTLGIAYNFDLGKSFKSHKIESSNEEEQSRLK; the protein is encoded by the coding sequence ATGAAGCTTTTGATAATTCTATCTTCACTACTACTTATTTCTATCAGTAGTTTTGCACAAACTGTTATTTCAGGGAATATTAAAGATCAGGCTGAAGATCCTGTTCCATTTGCATTCGTAACTATTATTACAAGTGATTCAACTCACAAAAATATTGCTGCTAAAATTGCGGACACATCTGGCAAATTTGAACTTACCTTAAAAGATAAAGGGCAATATATAATTCGTGTGACAGCTGTTGGGTTTGAAGAAATAAAAAAGAATATTTCTGTTGATAAAAATAACCCGGTGCGCCTGGATTTTGTGATGAAAAAGCTGGTAAATAATTTACATGACGTAACGGTCAACGCCAAACTGCCAATGGTAGAAAAAAAGATTGATCGCATCATCATGAATGTAGATAATAATCCATTGGCAACAGGAAAATCCTCTATGGAAACAATCGGACTTGCACCCGGCATATTGGTTTATAATAATCAGATTTTATTAAATGGAATTCCGGTTTCGAGAATAATGGTGAATGGTAAAATGTTACAATTGACAGGAGAAAGCCTCAACAATTACCTCAATTCTCTACGTAGTGATGATATAAAATCAATTGAAATAATGGCGCACCCACCTGCTGAGTATGATGCTGAGGGCGCCGGAGGTATCATCAATATTATTTTAAAAAAAGGAAGAGAAACTGGTTTAAACGGCAGTGTTTATGGTAATTTTTCCGAAATGAAAAAATATTTCAATTTTCCAGGAACTTCGGATGGATTACAATTAAATTTCAAAAAAGGTAAAGTTGGCTTGTTCGCCAATTATGATTATAATTATAATAAACACTTTCAATTTTTAAAACAAAATAGAAGTTTCAGTAATAATGGAATTTATACCGCAACAGATAGTGCGAATAAACATTCCTTGAGTAATGATATTCATGCTGGAATGACCTATGATATTACAGACAAACAATATTTGGCAATTGATTATACAGGAAGCTTTTCTAATGATGTAGAAAACTGGGTTGCTAAGAGTACTGTCAGTTATCCTTCCAATCCTGCTAATAACATCCGTTCCAAAGGAACATTTCCAAATGTATGGAATGGAAAATACAATGATATAGGGATAAATTATCATATACAAACAGATACGCTCGGCTCCTCATTTACCCTATTATCTGACTATACGCACAATTCAAATCAGGTGAATAACAGCGTTACAAGTACAACGATTGAAAACAATATTGCTACTGATACGGCTTATAAGAATTTCACGCCCTCAATTGCAAAAATCTTTACCGCGGATGCTAAATATTTAAAGGTTTTTAATACAGAGAGTAACTTAAGTTTTGGAGCAAAACTCAGTTCAACGAATATTAATAATATGGCTAATTTTCAATATCAAAGCCCATATGGAAGCGAATGGATTGACAGCAAAGACCAGAACTTTATTTACAATTATAAAGAAAATATTATTGCAGGTTATTTGAACTATAAAGGAAATATTCTAAAAACTGATGTGCAAATTGGGTTGCGCGGAGAGAACACACACTATACGGGAACCTTATATGATACTTCCTATGTGAAAACCGGAAAAAATTATTTTGGTTTATTTCCCTCTTTGTTCTTAAAACGAAATTTAAATAAGGCGGCAGACGAAAGCTTGACTTTTATATATACGCGTCGTTTGAGTCGTCCCTCTTTTGATAATTTAAATCCGCATGTTGTCTATGTAGACAATTACACTACAGGTCGTGGAAATCCCTACTTGCAGCCCGAGTATGATAATTCTTATGGATTGGATTATACTTTAAAGAACAAATATACTTTTACGGCAAATTATTTTTATGCAAATGATGTAATTATAAATGGCATTCATCCAGTTTCAGGCAGCCCCGACCAAATGACGCAACAGCCTGTAAATTCAGGTACTTCCAGTAAATGGATGTTAAGTGCATATATTCCAATCAATCTTACAAAATGGTGGACAACACAGGAATATGTGGAATATGATTACAGGCATATGAATGCACCGGGCGCATTCAATTTCTCTAAAAACTTAGTCACACTCTCTACAAATATGCAATTTAATTTAGGGAAAGACTTTACGGCAAGTTTGCATGCATTTTACCTTAATAGCATCATTTCCAATAATGCAATTCTCGACCATATAGGTGGAATGGATATTGCCATGCAGAAGAAATTTCTCAATAAACATTTAACGTTGAAGGCCGCCTTGGATGATGTTTTTAGCTCAGAGAATAATGTAAAAGGAACATTTTATTATACCAACTTCAACTTAAATTTCAGCGACATAGAACGAAGACAAAAATTCACACTTGGCATTGCGTATAATTTTGATTTAGGGAAATCTTTCAAATCTCACAAAATTGAAAGCAGCAATGAAGAAGAACAAAGTAGATTGAAGTAA
- a CDS encoding OsmC family protein, whose product MSQEHQYQLCINWEGETRNYNAYSRSHYISAEGKPNIYCSSDVSFRGDATMYNPEEMLVASIASCHMLWYLHLCVEAKIVVIKYTDNPVGIMLEAKDGSGAFKEVILHPNVIVTEASMIDLANELHKMANKKCFIANSVNFPILHRPMCILQ is encoded by the coding sequence ATGAGCCAAGAACATCAATATCAACTGTGCATTAATTGGGAAGGTGAAACACGCAATTATAATGCATATAGTCGTAGTCATTACATATCTGCAGAGGGGAAACCCAATATTTATTGTTCTTCTGACGTTAGTTTTCGTGGAGATGCAACAATGTATAACCCGGAAGAAATGTTAGTTGCTTCCATAGCAAGTTGCCACATGCTTTGGTATTTACATTTGTGCGTGGAGGCCAAAATTGTTGTGATAAAATATACGGATAACCCCGTTGGAATAATGTTAGAAGCCAAAGATGGGAGTGGAGCGTTTAAAGAAGTAATTCTTCATCCGAATGTGATTGTGACAGAAGCTTCGATGATAGATTTAGCTAATGAGCTACATAAAATGGCCAACAAAAAATGCTTTATTGCCAATTCTGTAAATTTTCCGATACTTCATCGACCAATGTGCATATTGCAATGA
- a CDS encoding isoaspartyl peptidase/L-asparaginase family protein, with translation MLHRRKFIQLSSLGAGSLIASKSFGIKFKNNKVIKPVVAATWNTGIAANIDAWKILSNGGRALDAVEKGVMVTESSINCCVGLGANPDRDGYVTLDASIMDEFGNAGAVAAIERIKHPISVARKVMENTPHVLLVGEGAQQFAVSQGFPLESKSLSPEAELEYKEWLKTSQYKPKINIEQTGTNPTAFAPLKLSNGDWNHDTIGMIAIDAAGNLSGSCTTSGMAFKMRGRVGDSPLIGSGLFVDNEIGAAVSTGLGEEVIKTAGTHTVVEYMRHGYPPEEACKAAIQRVIKRNSIEKAKTFQVAYIAINKQGIVGGYAIQKGFNYAVYSNEINNKLIDSKYLY, from the coding sequence ATGCTACATCGTAGAAAATTTATTCAGCTGAGTTCTTTGGGGGCCGGAAGTTTAATTGCTTCAAAAAGTTTTGGTATTAAATTTAAAAATAACAAAGTTATCAAGCCTGTTGTTGCTGCAACTTGGAATACAGGAATTGCTGCAAACATAGACGCTTGGAAAATTTTAAGCAATGGCGGTCGGGCTTTAGACGCAGTCGAGAAAGGCGTAATGGTTACAGAATCTTCAATAAATTGTTGTGTGGGTTTGGGCGCAAACCCTGACAGAGATGGCTATGTAACATTAGATGCTTCAATAATGGACGAATTTGGAAACGCAGGTGCAGTAGCTGCAATAGAAAGGATAAAGCATCCCATTTCTGTAGCTCGTAAGGTGATGGAAAATACACCGCATGTATTGTTAGTGGGTGAAGGTGCACAGCAATTTGCTGTTTCGCAAGGCTTCCCATTAGAGTCCAAGAGTCTTTCGCCGGAAGCAGAATTAGAATATAAAGAATGGCTGAAAACTTCGCAATACAAACCTAAAATAAATATTGAACAAACAGGAACAAACCCAACTGCTTTTGCTCCTTTAAAATTATCGAATGGAGATTGGAATCATGATACTATTGGAATGATTGCAATTGATGCTGCCGGTAATTTAAGCGGTAGTTGCACAACCAGCGGCATGGCATTTAAAATGCGTGGTCGTGTGGGCGATTCTCCCTTAATCGGATCTGGGTTATTTGTGGATAATGAAATAGGGGCAGCTGTATCTACAGGTTTAGGTGAAGAAGTAATAAAAACTGCCGGCACACATACTGTTGTAGAATATATGCGGCATGGATACCCGCCTGAAGAAGCTTGTAAAGCTGCAATACAAAGGGTTATAAAACGCAATAGCATCGAAAAAGCCAAGACATTCCAAGTGGCATATATAGCCATTAACAAGCAAGGAATTGTTGGCGGTTATGCAATTCAAAAAGGATTCAACTATGCTGTATATAGCAATGAAATAAATAATAAATTAATCGATTCAAAGTATCTATATTAA
- a CDS encoding DUF4954 family protein, whose product MNNNITRLPINSLGYDFIKKEYLPEGENEYYLRNLQNRNGTEYRHLSAFEIEALVRNRNTSDNWNNLLVSDQFNPELVKNCRFYGLVRIGKLEPFFLSFSDLKVAVGLYDSTIISSDIGDNSVINNVHYLSHYVIGAEVILTNINEMQTTDKCKFGNGIIKEGEDESSRIWLELCNENGGRKILPFNGMLPGDAWLWSKYRDDEKLLDKFQEFTESEFKTARGFYGKVGDRTVIKNTNIIKDVWIGSDAYIKGANKLKNLTINSGTEGRTQIGEGCELVNGSVGFGSRIFYGVKAVRFVTAAHTQLKYGARLINSYLGSNATISCCEVLNSLIFPGHEQHHNNSFLCAATIMGQSNIPAGATIGSNHNSRGADGEIIAGRGFWPALCVSLKHNSKFASFTMLAKGDYNYELDIPLPFSLISIHPITNSLVIMPGYWFMYNMYALTRNAWKYVDRDQRNEKVQLIEYDFLAPDTINEMFSALKSLEIFTGKAYFKSIQNNKSSTESIYRKKGKELLNDASVNIDELSILAEGYENSKRNVEIIKVQKAYNIFKRIIAFYGYLHLFNFVQKEGINSVTKWQKSFPKKPQRGVWINVGGQLIPEKNVLQLKEKICNNKVNSWDELHAQYALEGEKYVKEKTMHAIASLEELLNINLSQLDKKTFIQFIDEAIVTKKWIFEEIKKSREKDYSNPFRKMMYNSQTEMDNVVGKFSDNSFIIQQEIELKNFIAQTKKIKANWIV is encoded by the coding sequence ATGAACAATAATATTACCAGACTTCCCATCAATTCTTTAGGATATGATTTTATAAAAAAAGAATATTTACCAGAAGGCGAAAATGAATATTATTTACGCAACCTGCAAAATAGAAATGGTACGGAATATAGACATTTAAGTGCTTTTGAAATTGAGGCTTTAGTGCGAAACAGGAATACAAGTGACAACTGGAATAACCTTTTGGTTTCTGACCAATTTAACCCTGAATTGGTTAAAAATTGTAGGTTTTATGGATTGGTTCGTATTGGAAAACTAGAGCCCTTCTTTTTAAGCTTCAGCGACCTGAAAGTCGCTGTTGGATTGTACGACAGCACTATTATCAGTAGCGATATCGGAGATAATTCCGTAATAAATAATGTTCATTATTTGTCCCATTATGTAATTGGTGCCGAAGTTATTCTTACTAATATCAATGAAATGCAAACAACTGATAAATGTAAGTTCGGGAATGGAATTATTAAAGAAGGTGAAGATGAAAGTTCTCGTATTTGGCTAGAGCTTTGCAATGAAAATGGAGGGCGAAAAATACTACCATTCAATGGCATGCTTCCCGGCGATGCATGGCTTTGGAGCAAATATAGAGACGATGAGAAACTCCTCGATAAATTTCAAGAATTTACCGAATCGGAATTTAAAACGGCTCGCGGCTTTTATGGAAAAGTAGGTGATAGAACGGTCATAAAAAATACCAATATCATTAAGGATGTTTGGATAGGCTCGGATGCTTATATCAAAGGTGCAAACAAATTAAAAAATCTCACAATAAACTCAGGGACTGAGGGCCGTACACAAATTGGAGAAGGTTGCGAATTGGTAAATGGTAGTGTCGGGTTCGGAAGTCGTATATTTTATGGCGTTAAAGCTGTGCGATTTGTTACCGCGGCACATACACAGCTTAAGTACGGTGCACGTTTGATTAACTCTTATCTTGGCAGCAATGCGACCATTTCTTGTTGTGAAGTTTTAAATTCTTTAATCTTCCCTGGTCACGAACAGCATCATAACAATTCTTTCTTATGCGCTGCAACTATTATGGGGCAAAGTAATATTCCTGCAGGTGCCACCATTGGTTCTAACCATAATTCACGTGGTGCAGATGGCGAGATTATTGCCGGTAGAGGGTTTTGGCCGGCTCTATGTGTAAGCCTAAAGCATAATTCAAAATTTGCCAGCTTTACGATGTTGGCAAAAGGAGATTATAATTATGAGCTGGATATCCCCCTACCCTTTTCTTTAATCAGCATTCACCCAATAACGAACTCTTTGGTAATAATGCCGGGCTATTGGTTTATGTACAATATGTATGCGCTTACACGTAATGCATGGAAATATGTAGATCGGGATCAACGTAATGAAAAAGTACAATTAATCGAATATGACTTTTTAGCCCCTGATACGATAAATGAAATGTTTTCCGCTTTAAAATCATTGGAAATATTTACAGGCAAAGCTTATTTCAAATCTATTCAAAATAATAAGAGCTCCACAGAAAGTATTTATCGCAAAAAAGGTAAAGAACTTTTAAATGATGCTTCTGTAAATATTGATGAATTAAGCATATTAGCGGAAGGATACGAAAATAGCAAACGCAATGTAGAAATCATAAAAGTGCAAAAGGCATACAATATTTTTAAAAGAATAATTGCATTTTATGGTTATTTACATCTGTTCAATTTTGTTCAAAAAGAAGGAATTAATTCAGTCACAAAATGGCAAAAGTCCTTCCCCAAAAAACCGCAAAGAGGCGTTTGGATTAATGTTGGGGGTCAACTAATTCCTGAAAAAAATGTATTGCAATTAAAAGAGAAGATCTGCAATAACAAAGTAAATTCTTGGGATGAATTGCATGCACAATATGCTTTAGAGGGGGAAAAATATGTAAAAGAAAAAACAATGCATGCTATTGCTTCTTTAGAAGAGCTCCTCAATATAAACTTGTCGCAGCTTGATAAAAAAACATTTATTCAGTTTATTGACGAGGCCATTGTCACAAAGAAATGGATATTTGAAGAGATAAAAAAATCTCGCGAAAAAGACTATTCCAATCCATTTAGAAAAATGATGTATAACTCGCAAACTGAGATGGATAATGTCGTTGGCAAGTTTTCAGATAATAGCTTCATCATTCAACAAGAAATTGAATTAAAAAACTTTATAGCACAAACAAAAAAGATCAAGGCCAACTGGATTGTATAA